One segment of Pelecanus crispus isolate bPelCri1 chromosome 2, bPelCri1.pri, whole genome shotgun sequence DNA contains the following:
- the C2H7orf25 gene encoding UPF0415 protein C7orf25 homolog: MSVQSLLCERIAVAKELIKRAEALSKSQKRRIEGAAKLCGKLKAELNFLHKVEAGKVAIKESHLQSTNLTHLQAIIQSAENLEDVVSVLHVFAYEDRFGDKQTLVVDVVANGGHTWVKAIGRKAEALHNIWLGRGQYGDKSVIEQAEDFLQASRQQPVEYSNPHIIFAFYNSVSSPMAERLKEMGISVRGDIVAVNLLAEPSTENKHLSSSESDEEGPELLQVTRVDRENLVASIAFPTQIKVNVCNRVNLDITTLITYVSALSYGGCYFIFKEKVLTEQAAQERRERVLPQLEEFMEGKELFACESAVRDFQSILETLGGPGEKERAALLVKRINVVPDQPSDRALRLVASSKINSRSLTIFGTGDTLRAITMTANSGFVRAAANQGVRFSVFVHQPRALTESKESVATPLPKSCPPDNGLEVIK; the protein is encoded by the coding sequence ATGTCTGTGCAGTCGCTGCTTTGTGAAAGAATTGCTGTTGCCAAGGAATTGATCAAGAGAGCAGAAGCCCTTTCCAAGTCCCAGAAAAGGAGAATAGAAGGTGCGGCAAAACTGTGTGGCAAACTGAAGGCTGAGCTAAACTTTTTACACAAGGTGGAGGCAGGGAAGGTGGCCATTAAAGAATCCCATCTGCAGAGTACAAACCTTACCCATCTCCAAGCCATTATTCAGTCAGCAGAGAACCTGGAGGATGTTGTCAGTGTCCTCCATGTCTTTGCTTATGAGGACAGGTTTGGAGACAAACAGACGCTGGTGGTAGATGTTGTTGCAAATGGAGGTCACACATGGGTGAAGGCTATCGGTCGGAAGGCTGAGGCCCTGCATAACATCTGGCTGGGGAGAGGCCAGTATGGTGATAAAAGCGTCATTGAGCAGGCAGAGGACTTCCTGCAAGCAAGCCGTCAGCAGCCAGTGGAGTACAGCAATCCCCACATAATCTTTGCGTTCTACAACAGCGTGTCCAGTCCTATGGCAGAGAGACTCAAAGAGATGGGAATATCTGTGCGAGGAGACATTGTTGCTGTGAACTTGCTGGCGGAGCCATCTACAGAAAATAAGCACCTCAGTTCCAGTGAATCGGATGAAGAAGGCCCTGAACTCCTGCAGGTGACCAGGGTAGACCGGGAGAATTTAGTGGCCAGCATTGCTTTTCCTACCCAGATCAAAGTAAATGTGTGCAATAGAGTTAACCTGGACATCACTACCTTAATAACCTATGTTTCTGCTCTGAGCTATGGTGGCTGCTACttcatcttcaaagaaaaagtgCTAACGGAGCAAGCAGCTcaagaaaggagggagagagtcTTGCCTCAGCTGGAGGAGTTCATGGAGGGGAAAGAGCTCTTTGCCTGTGAATCTGCTGTCAGAGATTTTCAGTCCATCTTGGAAACACTGGGAGGACCTGGGGAGAAAGAGCGAGCTGCATTGCTTGTCAAAAGAATTAATGTGGTGCCAGATCAGCCATCTGACCGTGCCTTACGACTAGTGGCTAGTTCAAAAATCAACAGCCGTTCTCTAACCATTTTTGGGACAGGAGACACTTTAAGAGCCATCACCATGACTGCAAATAGTGGTTTTGTGAGGGCAGCAGCTAACCAAGGTGTCAGGTTCAGTGTTTTTGTCCATCAGCCACGAGCAttgacagaaagcaaagaatcTGTTGCCACACCTTTACCAAAGAGCTGCCCACCTGATAATGGACTAGAAGTCATTAAATGA